A genomic window from Silene latifolia isolate original U9 population chromosome Y, ASM4854445v1, whole genome shotgun sequence includes:
- the LOC141630438 gene encoding uncharacterized protein LOC141630438: MVDATADHEILTFLDVLSGYNQIKMHPSDQEKTAFRSERVTEAAASAVQVREQEGSQYPKYYASKSLLPAETRYTSLEKLVLALVTASYKLRPYFESHTISVITNYPLKTIMRKSELSGRMAKWSVHLSDYDLKFEPRTAIKSQALADFVSDFCTALQTQAEQDILSLEEDKGEQVWVLHVDGAPNARGAGVVLVLKSPQGDLIVQAVRCELKATDNETEYEALILGLKLALDLKIRPLKVCSDSKLIVNHVNDCYEARVPRMMAYLDVAKELTLRFATFNIKQISRDQNAEADALVTLGATFKAGAVSTIPIVHVLEPAILKPEQEAEVLCTTSSEENTPDWRKPYLNWL, encoded by the exons ATGGTGGATGCTACTGCAGATCATGAGATTCTGACATTCCTGGATGTGTTGAGCGGATataaccagataaagatgcacccaAGCGACCAGGAAAAGACAGCATTCAGATCCGAGCGAG TCACAGAAGCAGCAGCTAGTGCAGTACAAGTGCGAGAGCAGGAAGGATCACAGTACCCAAAATATTACGCCAGTAAGTCTCTGCttccagcagagaccaggtacacgtcACTAGAAAAACTTGTCCTTGCACTAGTTACAGCATCTTATAAATTGCGTCCTTACTTCGAGTCTCATACAATTTCTGTGATAACTAACTATCCTCTTAAGACTATCATGAGAAAATCAGAATTGTCAGGGAGGATGGCTAAGTGGTCCGTGCACCTGAGCGAttatgatttgaaatttgaacctCGCACGGCCATAAAGTCTCAGGCTCTGGCAGACTTTGTGTCTGACTTCTGCACGGCTCTCCAGACCCAGGCGGAACAGGACATTCTGAGTCTGGAGGAAGATAAAGGGGAACAAGTGTGGGTGCTGCATGTGGATGGAGCCCCCAACGCAAGAGGAGCAGGAGTAGTattggtcctcaaatcaccccAGGGAGATCTCATAGTCCAGGCTGTACGATGTGAATTGAAGGCCACAgacaatgaaacagagtacgagGCATTGATCCTGGGTCTGAAGCTGGCTCTGGATCTGAAAATCAGACCCCTCAAGGTTTGCAGTGATTCTAAACTTATAGTTAACCATGTAAATGACTGTTATGAAGCCAGGGTTCCCAGGATGATGGCATACCTAGATGTAGCAAAGGAGCTGACCCTCAGATTTGCCACGTTCAACATCAAACAAATCTCCAGGGACCAGAACGCAGAAGCAGACGCACTAGTCACCCTGGGGGCAACCTTTAAAGCAGGAGCCGTCTCCACAATACCAATTGTCCACGTACTGGAGCCAGCAATACTAAAACCTGAGCAGGAAGCAGAAGTGTTGTGTACCACCAGCAGTGAAGAAAATACTCCAGACTGGAGGAAACCATACCTAAACTGGCTGTAG
- the LOC141630436 gene encoding uncharacterized protein LOC141630436 produces MAAWIHNQCHISDQSSSIRPIFWSALARRILGIARPLEKAAQDSYADSPFVDDIALVGVLKGCVPPAMTLYDRTTDPLDHINHYKQKMMVITATGTLKEACVCKGFGSTLSGAALQWFNKEKVAIPRCDIATVMQAFRQGLHQDSDLYKDPTKHPCTTFEEVKSKAIVVIRLEEDSAPIRGVYNSDPVSRKAPVEKRSERPKPYNRFMNKVSGSSEGKSEADLPPKVSEYGFTTNLAGLFKALKELGRRVRWPKSPAEGYFSSRKDKGKKCEFHDSNTHDTDECHSLRKEVKFHYDQGNLDHLLPRGTTRVNSADQVLPSPPFQSTRTVNVITGGSELCGLTYSAAKRHATRTKGDRPENSCRINCQNMPSVTFDKTDAGSAPEQHHDALIITLPIANCEVKKILVDTGSFVNLIMLETLKAMGFTEKDIAKKAVPLVGFSGETKHYLREIVIPTYAGGVNKQALDPRVESNSLNVPPVSEVSNALSGARDTWRPG; encoded by the exons atggcagcATGGATCCATAATCAGTGCCACATTAGTGACCAGTCATCCAGCATCAGGCCAATTTTCTGGAGTGCCCTGGCTAGGAG GATACTAGGCATAGCCCGCCCGTTAGAGAAAGCAGCCCAAGATAGCTATGcagactcacctttcgtggaCGACATAGCCCTTGTCGGTGTTCTTAAAGGATGTGTACCGCCAGCCATGACGCTCTACGACAGAACCACGGACCCGCTCGAtcatatcaaccactacaagcagaaaatgatggtgataaccgcaactGGAACCTTAAAGGAGGCTTGTGTGTGTAAGGGATTCGGGTCAACCTTGTCTGGAGCAGCTCTGCAGTG gttcaacaaagagaaggtggctATCCCGAGATGTGATATAGCAACCGTTATGCAAGCCTTCCGCCAAGGACTGCACCAGGATTCAGATCTTTACAAGGATCCAACGAAGCACCCTTGCACCACCTTTGAAGAAGTAAAGTCAAAGGCAATTGTTGTCATAAGATTGGAGGAAGACTCTGCACCCATCAGAGGCGTCTATAATTCAGATCCAGTATCCAGAAAAGCTCCAGTAGAGAAGAGGAGCGAAAGGCCCAAACCCTACAACAGGTTCATGAACAAAGTTTCTGGAAGTTCTGAAGGAAAAAGCGAAGCAGATCTGCCTCcgaaagtaagtgaatatggttTTACCACTAATCTTGCAGGATTATTTAAAGCCTTGAAGGAGCTAGGTCGCAGAGTCAGATGGCCAAAATCTCCAGCAGAAGGATACTTCAGTAGCAGAAAGGACAAAggcaagaagtgtgagttccacgacAGCAACACCCATGACACCGACGAGTGCCATTCCCTTAGAAAGGAAGTCAAGTTCCATTATGATCAAGGAAACCTGGATCACCTCCTACCCAGAGGCACAACTAGAGTAAACTCAGCAGATCAAGTTCTGCCATCTCCTCCTTTTCAATCCACTAGAACTGTGAATGTCATTACAGGTGGATCGGAGCTGTGCGGACTAACATATTCAGCAGCAAAGAGGCACGCAACCAGAACTAAGGGAGACAGACCAGAAAATTCCTGCAGGATCAACTGCCAGAATATGCCATCAGTCACCTTTGACAAAACAGATGCAGGTTCTGCTCCAGAACAGCACCACGATGCTCTAATCATCACACTCCCCATAGCAAACTGTGAGGTGAAAAAGATCTTGGTGGATACCGGAAGCTTCGTCAACTTGATCATGCTAGAGACACTCAAAGCCATGGGATTCACCGAGAAAGATATAGCAAAGAAGGCGGTCCCCTTGGTTGGTTTCAGTGGCGAAACAAAGCATTACCTAAGAGAAatcgtcatcccaacctatgccGGAGGTGTAAACAAGCAG gccctggatccacgagTTGAAAGCAATTCCCTCAACGTACCACCAGTGTCTGAAGTTTCCAACGCCTTGAGTGGTGCAAGAGATACGTGGAGACCAGGATGA